CATGTCTTCTTTGCATTTCTTCTTCCTTCCCTAAATTGCTTCTCTTCATTTGGTCTACTTCCTGTTAGTGAAATATAATTCAATAAGTTTGTTGTAATGGCAAAATCTTACAATTCTGACATCTTTGTCTCTTTTGTtctgttaaggtagcacaatacaaagattttataactccaactcccaagttttaaaatgctgtaactttcttaataaagcttgaaaatttataaaagtggtagttttggatagctaacagattactctttccaataaatgcaatgttagtattatgcaacaattatgtaaccaattataatgttaactgtgtctaaaatatttttcaccaaatttccactttcaaatgaaattagcttctgcataggtatccctagagggttgattttattatatgttgttcctatggccattatctacaaaaggttgtctcagatttcagatagaatgtatagaacaaattttacacctaattaatcATTATCTTcatttatgtggttaggatgtttacactaattagagatttatgagagaatggaataccatagagacaatctgagacacccttttgaagcccaaaatgtgttgattaagatttcgttaaaattttcgggtttagttaaagagatgatagagctaaattcattcaagtgaacttacccagattttgccactaattacataataattgattacataatgattgcataataaaaatattgcattcatttaaaagataaatcttttatctatctatatatacctcttttattattttctatgcattcataagaaagttacagcatttcaaaggttagtgattggaagtaaaaaaatctttgtattgtgctaccttaattcaTTTGTAAGAAAAAAGATCATGCAACAAGTATATTTGCCATAGGTGTTGTCTTTGTGTGTAAATGGGAAAATGGTCACATCAACTTTTTTTCTCTTCTTAGAATCTTTTTAGAACAAAAAAGCActtttgacaacattgaaaataagagTAATACCTTTAaacaatcagaagacagtaaattcaccaaatttatttatttaagtataaCCATATCAATCGAAaaattattgagtattttgttttgGTGGCTGAACATTGAGAAAATTGGCCATGAATTTTAAGGACAACTGATTATTTTAAGTATTTCGAATATACTGAGTATTACTGTATAAGTTAATAATATAAACCTTTTGGTGACGAGTTAACATCTGGTGACGTTTTAAGAAAAACATATCTTTCAGTTGACTCTTTGCCAGTTGGTGTTTTTCATGTAACTGTTGTTTTTCTAACTCCCAAATTGCTGCCTCACGAGCtgaaaagaaatattcaattttaattacAATATACTTTAATCCTTTAATTGTTGTACaaatattattcaattttaattacAATATACCTTTATCCTTCAATTGTTGTAAAATTGGGtagaaatattcaattttaattacAATATACTTTAATCCATTAATTGTTGTAGAATTGggtaggcaaatgctcacattaatctgTACCGACACAGGCTCCAAATGGCCTCCTTTATACGCCATAACTCATGGTGGTGATCCTTATAAAGGATGCTCATATGAAgacaagaagaagaagagaaGTAGAGTGTGCTGTCGCCGTAACCTTataaacattgtatttttatCATGTATTAATGGTTCTATATAAAACTATAtgacttttataatttgttcCTATGTTGAACTGTTACATCACTCTCCAAAGTAAGGAGGGTTTGGCACCAGCAAACTAGCTTAACATGCCACATTATTTTTGTGCGTCCTAAgccaagagcctgtaattcagtggttgtcatttattgctatgttacatatttgtttttttcattattttgttcataaattaggctgctagttttttgttcatttgaattgttttacatttgtcatttcagggcctttttagctgactatgcagtttgGGATTTGTCCATTATTGAAGGCCCTACAGAGACCTATAGTTTCTAATTTccatgtcatttggtttcttgtgaaaagttgtctcattggcaattgtaccacatctttttttttataagtttaacCTGACCACATTCTGTTTGTGTCTGTCAGGAatctgtcattcagtggttgtagtttgtacctgtttatcatatttgtatttctttcAATGATTCGTACATAAATTATGCTAtcagttttctggtttgaatgatttacacttgtcatttcAGGATCTTTTATATGTGACTATGGCTGTATGGtatataggttttgctcattgttgaaggttgtacggtgacctgtagttgttaaattctatgtcatttgatctctgtaggatagttgtctcgttggcaaccAAACTAAATCTccttatcttttatatataactTCTCATTTGGAATATTAATTCTATATTTTAAGGTAGCTcaggttaaatataaaaaagaagatgtggtatgattgccaatgagacaactatccacaaaagaccaaaatgacacagacattaacaactataggtcactgaatggccttcaacaatgagcaaagcccatactgcatagtcagctataaaaggccccgataagaaaatgtaaaacaattcaaacgagaaaaccaacggccttatttatgtaaaaaaatgaacaaaaatgtaacacataaacaaacggcaaccactgaattacaggctactgaaaCCAGGCTCACAGAATGTTCGCATTGTATCTTTACTATTTCATTATATAATCAAGAATACTTGTACTAAGATTTGTTCCTAAagtcacaaaatatatttaatttcataaataatttGACCAATGTTGAATACATGGTGTTTACCTCTCAGtaactgttgtttttgttgtaagAATTGACTTTCTAACAAGGCAACTTTCTGTCTGTGTGTATCGGCTATCTGTTTCATGTGTTTCTCCATTCTCTCTTGCTGGTTTTCCATGAACTGTCTCTCCTAAAAATAGGATATACAGTGACCAACAttaagggggtacccaacactaaacaccaaaaaaaacctgtcgtttaatttttcttgtttttatccCATTGATAAACTAGGTTAAgctaaacattttgtaaaaatttcgAAGGATTTGAACCATACGTTAAAAAGTTTTGGCAACTTGAATATGACATATTTTACATGCTAATATTAGCATAATTTTGAGGTTTTAGAAATATGGGTATAGgggtatatatgttaaaaaaaaataaaaatgatcctAAATTGACAAAAGCATAGTTAATAGTGAAAACTAAGGCAAATATTAGTTCACCAGTTCCATTTGCGTGTATTTTTTTTGTTCTGGATTTAAATTTTTGTCcgatttaaaaaaggggggtcttaAATTCAGCCAGCAAAAGTGACTATTTTGGGTCCAGTATTTGaagacgaaattaaaaaaaaaaaaaaatgtgtcgtttaattttttttaaaaactaaccaTTTGTACTGCTATATTAGtttgttaaatttgtaaaatattataaacttttaaccaccagattttttttaattttatttttttataataccaCCACCCTCAATAAATAAGAGCAATTTCCATTCTGATAGTATATTTGGGGCatagttttcttgtcttttgACCTAgggcttagatattttgtatgttGACGTAATATCATGAGGTAGAGTGTCACATTTCATGATGACTTCATGTGACCTTGTAAtttgacctcaaggtcaaataaatgtattttttgatagaataaaaaaacaaggccatatgcatttttttgtcttttgacatAGGTCTTGCATCTTTCGTATGAGGATGTATAATAATGAGATGGAGTGTCCTGTGTTGTGATGACCTTCATGTGACCTTATATTTGACCTCAAGgtcaattttactttttactataaaCACTCTACCATGCCATGTTGTCTTTTGACCTTGGCCTTAGATCTTTGGTATGTAGATGAATCATCATCAGATAATTAATGTGTGTTGCACCATGATGACCTTCATGTGTTCTCAATTTGACCATAAAGTCAACTTAATGtagttttttttgcatgaaaattACCAAGCCATAACTTTTGACCTTGTTCTTACATCTTTGGTCTATTAGATGGGTTAACATGAAGTGGTGTGTTCCTTGCAATTTTGACCATCATGAGACTTTAAAGTTTGGTTCTTATTTTTGTTAGTAGCTTCAGAGAAATAGTTTTTGGCATATCTATATGATAGGGTACAATATCCAACCACTAGTAATAAGAATGTTTGACTTTGGCGGTCATTTTTTCTGCAGACGAAAAATGGCAAATTCTTTATTATTCAGTGTCAATAGAACtgggacaataactcaaaatataaaattataatgcaGGGAATCAATTTTTCATATAACTTTGTTTTATGTACACACTAATTGCATTCTTACCACCTTctaagtttcattaaattatgTTGTGCCGTTTGAACTAACAAGAAAAGGACAGACAAACTGACAGACTAAAACATCTTATCCCTGGCAAATGCATTGTGTTGGgaaaataataaaacaagtaTTCGGGTTGACACAGTCAGGTTATAAGAAAACGCAGacagatatttattttttggccATACAAAATTCATTCCTCAGTCTGAAAGTAGTCCTGAATGCATTTCACACTCTTTGGTGGTATCTTATGGTCCTGTAAGACAAATTTCAATCCATTTACATCTCGTACAGATGCCAGTTTGAGGTGTTTCAACGATATACCATCTTTCGCTAGTTGCATGCAAACTGGCCTTGAAACAATTTTACTACTTAGTAAGCCAGAGTAGGAGTCCATGCAATTGTGGTATGACATGGCAAATACATCATCAGATTTCACTAGTAAAGCAAGTTTACTGTCATATAATGTTTTTAATGAATCCACATCCTCTATTGCATTGTGGGCGAGGTAATTTTCTCCTACAAACTGGTTGACAAGAGTCTGCTGCTTAAAATTTTCTACATCATGTTTGGGAATATACTTTCTAGCCACTTTCATTGTGTCAATAAAACCTTTCACTGTTTCACAAAATGTCGAAAACAAATTATATTCTTTCAATTTGTTAACAATTACAGGAATGTCAAAATTACAAATGTTATGACCTAATATTATTGGCTGATTCTGttcctttaaaaaatgtatgaaatcaaGTAGAGCTTTATGAAGTGATACTGGTTCAACTATTTGTCCTCGAACATACATTTTATTCGTTCCATGGCTGTAAGTTATACCAGTTATCTTACTGGCCTCAATCTGAATGTCCACTCTTGGAATGACATACCTATTAAAACTATTTGAATATGACTTAGCTGCTATTTGAATGATGTCGCTATTCCTTCCCAAGCCTGTTGTTTCTAAATCAAAAAAAACTTTGCATTCAGTGCCATCAATATTAAAAGGAAGTGGAATTTCTGTGGTAAGCTCAGGGTCCTGTTGATGATCAAACTCCATTTGAGATCCATAGGTTTTACCTTCTCTTACAAGATGTTTACGCTCATTTGTATTGCGGTTCCTTTTCTTTTGTATACGGTCGACTTTGTATTcctttgaatttttcttttctttccttttttccatttttttatctCTTACAGCCGAAATTGCCATCGTAAATTCTCCTGGAGAAAGGTTTGCTGCTTCATTGATCTaaacaaaaattgcaaaataactaaaatgtaatacacatatgcattaaaatattaaaaatcatgaaaaaaacagTAATCTCCATCTTGAACACAaatttttacctataattgtaACTCTTTAtttattgtgacttggatggatagttgatTCATTaacacacataccacatcttcttatttataaagaTAATAATTTGAGAAGAAAGTCAAAGATAATTGAGTTACATACTAGATAAACATAATTTGTGACTGTAAATTGTACAATTTATATCTGCAGGGCTAAAAAAGCAATACTGTTACAGTAATCTCCTTGTATATAAACATTGGATGCAACATGTAACATGgtttcaaaagataaaatttatTAAGGGAGAATGTGTAAGATATCATAAATGCCTCCGCTGTAGCTTTGCAATTTTCCAAGTTAAAAAGGGACAGAACTATAGATTGACAAATGAGTCACAACACAAATTTGAACTCTGTCTGAGTGTTGTGATTCTTATATGTATCAGTTATATAAAGTCAAACTAATGTTAGAATAAGGAAACAAAACAATTTGCAATTTTCCAAGTTATAAAGGGGCATGACTCTAGAACATTAAGTGACTCACTTTCCCTGATTAGGCAAACTTCAGTTAAAACTTCAGTTAGAGTGAGGTAAGGAAAGAGGATAAGAGTATGGTCAGACGGACGAAAAGTCATGGAGTGGACATACAGAGAGTACTAGAAATTTAATTTTCATGAACTTTAGGTCAAGGTCTTAGTTACCAATCCTGGAACTTGAGACAAGTAATATACCCACATACTTCAAATTCATTATATGCTACATCAAAAGATTAATAAAGTTATGGTCTGAACAGGCTTTTCTGAGAAgatgaaaaagaagaaagaaatagaaagggaaagaaaatgaagaaaatgaagaaatcGTATTCAAACACTATGTCATCCTTCATTcaaaaataagatgtaaaaattttcatagttaCCTTGGATAAGTAGCCATATCTTTCATTTTTCTGAAGCACAGCTGCAGATAGCCTATTCTGAAGTGAGCATGATCCACCATAATGTCTAAAAAAGAGTATGAAGAACTATTTAAGTACATTAAAATATATTCCCCTCTTCATTTATTTGAACTTGATGTCAAAGGTGCAGGTAACAGTAACATACTAACTCACAACATATGAAGACTCTTTGCAAaagattaatatttttatataaagttttactatGATAGTAATAACTCCCTTCATTGAAAACTAATAAACTGCAACCTGCCTGACAAGAAAATTAagttttacatgtatttgttttttattgttattggCTTTCAACTAGCTCTCAGTAATTgcaatgttacatatttgtttatcatttattttattttttacattaattttgccgttagttttcttgtttaaattgtgttGACTGTTGTGCTTTGACATATATGTATAATTGGTTTctctttacaaattgtgacttggatagaagaggtgtctcattgacactattaccacatcttcttatataaatttgtgatttggggccttttatagctaacttttTTCATATGAGAactgttcattgttaaaggccttaCTGTGAccatagctgttaatttctgagtcatttatTCTATTGTATAGAGTTGTTTTATTGGTACAGTAATCatacgacatattttttttatacttatattcATTGTTGCTTAAGAATGGGAACTGAAATGCATttaatttaataccaaataattataaattacctTGATTTAGGTGCCTTTACAGATACAAGCTGGTTAAAGCTTTCATTTGACTGTGTAGATCCAAGATCATTTAAAGAATTACTCCTTCCAATCATTTTTGTCACTAAATTATTCAATTCAACCTTTAATCCTTCAGACTTGAGTGGTTTCCCATTTGGTAAACTTTTATACCTGAAATGGAGatgaatgaaaataaagtttacatttcaaatttgaatttgcaCAAAATACTTAACCTGAAACTTTAGTGTTAGCATATATGCTCTATATTTCTGTAAATGGGCAGatcaagaaattttaaaatagtgGCAGGAGGTGTTAAGAAAAAAGGGGAGGTCTTAGAAAAAAAAGAGGGCGCAGCTTAATACAGCTGCAGAGGTCTGAcctaaaatcaaaaatctaaatacatggttagattcagcatataaaagaacCTGATATAttcctcttttttttaaaatcaaataaatttcaatttggaccctttggacctcaatgtgggcCAATTTAAATGGGgctcaaaattataaaaacttaatacacggttagattcagcatatcaaagaacctcatataaatgatatatattaaatttttcttgaaatcaaacaaagtttagttttggaccaACTAAaaaactggacccataatcaaaaatctaaatacatgtttagattcagcatatcaaagaaccccaggatttcaaattttgttaaaaacaatcaaagtttaattttggaccctttggaccttaatgtacatcaatttgaaaatgggaccaaaaattcagaatctaaatacactgttagttttagcatatcaaagaacccctataattcaattttttatgaaatcaaacaaagtttaatttttgacccgttggacctcAATGTAGACCACTTTAAAAACTGTGCCATAAatccaaaaacttaatacacCGTTAggttcagcatattaaagaataAATTTTTATGATTGACATATGTATAATtggtttctttttacaaattgtgacttggatagaagaggtgtcattggcactcataccacatcttcttatatctattattttttttgagaAATAAGACAATACGGAAAATGATATGTTGTCAATACCAGTATAGAAGATCTTACATAAATTTTTCTGGATTTTGATGATAGCTACACCAGTCAGCATCTTTACAATTTTCATGTGATCCAAAAATATGTGGTACAATTCTTTGCAGCCCAATCTTAATGTCATCTTCATTGTCACCTCCCTtaatggcatacataaagcacctcaaaatatattgttttgtttcatcCTTTAGCAATTCTTTGTAACTGCAAAATAAGAaacaatgtaaaatttaaaaaaaaaaacatcagactTTTATGGGGCATGGATGAAATCATCAATCATGGTATCATGCATCTGccttttaattttcagaaaaaaggtcctagtttctattttttttaatgtctgcTTTTCTATTCTAAACTTAATATAGCCTCACTAAAAACTGTTTGGTTCTTCATGCCATGaagattattcatatatatatatatatatacttatagaTCATTGTTGATCATTTCaacgagaaaagcaatcgagttgagatgaccaatgataaaattgagaatggaaatggggaatgtgtcaaagagacaacaacccgactatagagcagaaaataatctgtttatcgctattttacctacaTTGTATGGCgacattgtcaatttcatgtcaatttcattagcaatgccacatgcctccttagtttctagcgataattttccatctcaagcaagtagcatgatatgagaaatcatcacaaaaaaagatcaaaggaaaaatgcacaaaatagcgataataatagttcttttaattttcaatgtaaTGTTTGTGAATTCAGATAACACAAAGATCTTTATATGTCTTTGAACAacacaaaattgaaatttcattGAAATGTTTTTGTTAAGAGTAAGTAGTCTTCACAGATCAATAGAATAAGATTTTACGTAAGATTTTATTTAGTTAAGGATGGGCTTTAGCCTTGTCATAGACATATCTGtaacactaaaattaatttgtaaaatacctctttgaaatattatacaaGCTTGTTGATAACCCCTTCTTCACATGGTTCTGGTCATCTTTTTTCTGTATGTTTCCAAACTCAACTTCTAGTCTTGCTGTTGTTGATGCGTCGTTATCAGCATGTATGACTGAAATGAAGATTGAATAATTATAAACCTACAAAGAGGTCAAGATATACAACGGcaagcatatttttttatttggaaaatagTGATAGCAGAGTGTTATATTCTGCCTTATTTAATTACATGTAGCTAATGTATTAATAAAGCAACTTAAATAAACATAAACcgttttttttacattacattGGTCATGTTAATCAATTGATTCTATGTCAGAAAAGTGTAAGAACAAAATCCAAGTTTCctgtaaaaattacaaaatgatcaccttttaaatttaaaagaattgtggaaataagagttatttccctttatatgGTATTTTCAAAGCATGTTGGGGAACTCTCTGTTTTGAATATGAAACATACCATTAATTTCACATTCATCATCTTTTAATCTGTGGGCCATTGCCACCGCCATATCTGCCTCCATGGATTTACTAGACCCATGCCAATTCAGATGGCACTCATGCTCCGGAACTGtctcttttttgttttgatggaACTCACAAATCTTACATGTCTTGCTTCTTAAATCGAATGACAGCACCTTTCCTGTCTCCTTTCCAATAAAAGTTGCATGTCCTgcaagaataaaaagaaaaaggtaTTACATTAACATGATGCAATTATAAATTAACAGTTAAGTAAATATTGTTATGATTTGAATAGGGGTGTGAGATAACGAGTATTTTAATGAAATGCTAACAGAATGATGTCATGTTACAGATTAATATGGCGAACAGATACTGATAATAAAGAGcctatagttcagtggttgttagtttatatctgtcatattttcttcataaatgtttttgttattaattatgctgttagttttttcatttgaattgtttggtATTTTTCATGTTGGATATAactttttctcattgttgaaggttttaTAGTATAATTGTCTACTTTTCGTGTGAGCTCTGGTGAACAGTTGAGTCACTAACAATCATGTACAATGTAACACATCTAACTTCTATAATGTATACAAaatgatggcaaaagctcacatatTTGCTATAATTGAACCAGGTAAGTTAAAGAGATCTACCCTAGGGATTGAATAAATATAAGTATGGGAAGATATTTCTTTAACTACAGCTTCTCATATCAATTTAAATAGTAAAATTAATGCTTTGTCCAATtaagttaaatttatattaataattgATTCAGCAAAATTTAACAACATACAGTAAGTAAATCATGAATGTCAgacattatattatataattatatgtatttACCTGTATTACTATTATAATTCCAACCAGAGCCTCTCTTTTGCCAGCCACCATCAAAACTTGCTTCAATCTAGAAAAGATtgcatttcttataaaaaaaaagtcccaGCAAGTTTATTATAAATTGACCTTAACCATTTACATGTACCTTAACCTTTAGGATACCTAGTTGTGTAGTAAGCTGCAAATATACATTATTAAGAACACAAAAACATATTTTGGGTGCATATGTTTGCAAGAAACAAACATTTGCATTGACTGCAAACCTAAAACACAATTAGAAATTATTGTTTTTGTGTTCCTCACTATTAAATCAAAAAAAAATGTGCTGTCCTGTGCAATTTTAGGTGGTGAAAAGTCTTGAtctgtacatgcatgtacatgtatggttgTTTATTCTgtt
The window above is part of the Mytilus galloprovincialis chromosome 4, xbMytGall1.hap1.1, whole genome shotgun sequence genome. Proteins encoded here:
- the LOC143073581 gene encoding uncharacterized protein LOC143073581 gives rise to the protein MEQRKRNTFGKFSRSKSADKKSSRSDYFKWLNDGRKLEDSPQVGLRNDHGNYVYEYLDVGAEAELEGDNTSDVSKSWTIGRRIVEWNILSEGMYCCTCKCPLHLSDIVGERLFGLGGLLMVDCKLCHTVTDVHFGKRGPSGSYDINTKASIGMIHAGMGPTHLQNFLAECNLPSITESTLRKKEKELRGQIKNVTIQSCNMAQREEKSLSTNGNIEASFDGGWQKRGSGWNYNSNTGHATFIGKETGKVLSFDLRSKTCKICEFHQNKKETVPEHECHLNWHGSSKSMEADMAVAMAHRLKDDECEINVIHADNDASTTARLEVEFGNIQKKDDQNHVKKGLSTSLYNISKSYKELLKDETKQYILRCFMYAIKGGDNEDDIKIGLQRIVPHIFGSHENCKDADWCSYHQNPEKFMYKSLPNGKPLKSEGLKVELNNLVTKMIGRSNSLNDLGSTQSNESFNQLVSVKAPKSRHYGGSCSLQNRLSAAVLQKNERYGYLSKINEAANLSPGEFTMAISAVRDKKMEKRKEKKNSKEYKVDRIQKKRNRNTNERKHLVREGKTYGSQMEFDHQQDPELTTEIPLPFNIDGTECKVFFDLETTGLGRNSDIIQIAAKSYSNSFNRYVIPRVDIQIEASKITGITYSHGTNKMYVRGQIVEPVSLHKALLDFIHFLKEQNQPIILGHNICNFDIPVIVNKLKEYNLFSTFCETVKGFIDTMKVARKYIPKHDVENFKQQTLVNQFVGENYLAHNAIEDVDSLKTLYDSKLALLVKSDDVFAMSYHNCMDSYSGLLSSKIVSRPVCMQLAKDGISLKHLKLASVRDVNGLKFVLQDHKIPPKSVKCIQDYFQTEE